From Dreissena polymorpha isolate Duluth1 chromosome 15, UMN_Dpol_1.0, whole genome shotgun sequence, a single genomic window includes:
- the LOC127859466 gene encoding uncharacterized protein LOC127859466 has protein sequence MPIDGSTCMTFKIDERGLGAQKTSSVFQRAVEDEAGPCSSGTKTNTKSMKMANKNQSKRARASFNKLAEDNLIAEKKNIHLQQETVRNGELVELLLVQLVGSILIRMAD, from the exons ATGCCAATAG ATGGTAGCACTTGCATGACGTTCAAGATAGATGAAAGAG gaCTAGGAGCTCAGAAGACGTCAAGTGTATTCCAACGTGCAGTGGAAGATGAAGCTGGGCCATGCTCATCAGGGACCA AGACCAATACCAAATCAATGAAAATGGCCAACAAAAACCAGAGTAAAAGag CTAGGGCAAGTTTCAACAAATTGGCTGAGGACAACCTAATAGCAGAAAAGAAGAACATCCATCTGCAACAA GAAACCGTACGTAACGGCGAGCTAGTCGAGCTATTGCTCGTCCAACTCGTCGGCAGCATCTTGATACGGATGGCTGACTGA